The Amycolatopsis sp. DG1A-15b genome window below encodes:
- the pstC gene encoding phosphate ABC transporter permease subunit PstC → MRPGDRIFQNLTTGAGIFVVGLIGLIGLFLLIQAIPALKADKVNFLTNHGWTTSDPANMAFGILDLLEVTVATSLVALVIAMPVSLGIALFLTQYAPPRLARPFGYIIDLLAAVPSIIFGLWGILVFAPTIEPFAQWINETFSWFPLLAPGNVAPSVRGTIFTAGIVLAVMILPIITSLSREVFERTPTPHIEGALALGATRWEVIRTTVLPFGKAGYVGASMLGLGRALGETIALAVILLIPQGKNFDWSLFDGGATFASKIAANYSEFNNEVSAGAYIAAGLVLFVLTFVVNFAARSVIGKKGD, encoded by the coding sequence GTGCGGCCCGGTGACCGCATCTTCCAGAACCTGACCACCGGGGCCGGGATCTTCGTCGTCGGCCTGATCGGCCTGATCGGGCTCTTCCTGCTCATCCAGGCGATCCCGGCGCTGAAGGCCGACAAGGTCAACTTCCTGACCAACCACGGCTGGACGACCAGCGACCCGGCGAACATGGCGTTCGGCATCCTCGACCTGCTCGAGGTCACGGTGGCGACGTCGCTCGTGGCGCTGGTCATCGCGATGCCGGTGTCGCTGGGCATCGCGCTGTTCCTGACCCAGTACGCGCCCCCGCGGCTCGCGCGGCCGTTCGGGTACATCATCGACCTGCTCGCCGCGGTGCCGTCGATCATCTTCGGCCTCTGGGGCATCCTCGTGTTCGCCCCGACGATCGAGCCGTTCGCGCAGTGGATCAACGAAACGTTCTCGTGGTTCCCGCTGCTGGCGCCCGGCAACGTCGCGCCGAGCGTGCGCGGCACGATCTTCACCGCCGGCATCGTCCTGGCCGTGATGATCCTGCCGATCATCACCTCGCTCTCGCGCGAGGTGTTCGAGCGGACGCCGACCCCGCACATCGAGGGCGCGCTGGCGCTCGGCGCCACCCGCTGGGAGGTCATCCGCACCACGGTGCTGCCGTTCGGCAAGGCCGGCTACGTCGGCGCGTCCATGCTCGGCCTCGGCCGCGCGCTGGGCGAGACGATCGCGCTGGCCGTCATCCTGCTCATCCCGCAGGGCAAGAACTTCGACTGGAGCCTCTTCGACGGTGGCGCGACCTTCGCGTCGAAGATCGCCGCGAACTACAGCGAGTTCAACAACGAGGTCTCGGCAGGCGCGTACATCGCGGCCGGCCTGGTGCTGTTCGTGCTCACCTTCGTCGTGAACTTCGCCGCGCGGTCCGTCATCGGCAAGAAGGGGGACTGA
- the pstS gene encoding phosphate ABC transporter substrate-binding protein PstS: MKIMRPLSAVGIVASAALVLAACGTDPAASNSSGSSSAAAPAATESADVQCGGKSPLSAEGSSAQKNAIDIFTQQYGKKCSGQQVNYNPSGSGAGVKQFNANQIDFGGSDSPIKDADAEAAKARCASDAWNIPLVVGPIAVAYKLSGVDKLTLTPSVTAKIFSGGITKWNDPAIKAVKGNESLNLPDKPIQVVSRADESGTTDNFQKYLGAAAKADWTKGAGKKFNGGVGNGAQGSNGVATAVKASDGGITYVEGAFAKDGLTAALIDSGSGGVELTSANVAKSLDAAKFLKEGSNDLALDLNGIYASNTPGAYPLLLTTYEIVCSKYANPDVAKAVKAFLTVAATDGQQPLSAKGYVPIPQSLQTKVLAAVKAIS, translated from the coding sequence GTGAAGATCATGCGGCCCCTGAGCGCGGTCGGCATCGTGGCGAGCGCCGCTCTCGTGCTCGCTGCCTGTGGCACCGACCCCGCGGCGTCCAACAGCAGCGGCTCGAGCTCCGCTGCTGCCCCCGCCGCGACCGAGAGCGCCGACGTCCAGTGCGGTGGCAAGAGCCCGCTGTCCGCGGAAGGTTCGTCGGCGCAGAAGAACGCGATCGACATCTTCACGCAGCAGTACGGCAAGAAGTGCTCGGGCCAGCAGGTCAACTACAACCCGAGCGGTTCGGGCGCGGGCGTCAAGCAGTTCAACGCCAACCAGATCGACTTCGGCGGCTCGGACTCGCCGATCAAGGACGCCGACGCCGAGGCCGCCAAGGCCCGCTGCGCCAGCGACGCCTGGAACATCCCGCTCGTGGTCGGCCCGATCGCGGTCGCCTACAAGCTGTCCGGTGTGGACAAGCTGACGCTGACCCCGTCGGTCACCGCCAAGATCTTCAGCGGCGGCATCACCAAGTGGAACGACCCGGCCATCAAGGCGGTCAAGGGCAACGAGAGCCTGAACCTGCCGGACAAGCCCATCCAGGTCGTGTCCCGCGCCGACGAGTCGGGCACCACCGACAACTTCCAGAAGTACCTGGGCGCGGCCGCCAAGGCCGACTGGACCAAGGGTGCCGGCAAGAAGTTCAACGGTGGCGTCGGCAACGGTGCGCAGGGCTCCAACGGCGTCGCGACCGCGGTGAAGGCCTCCGACGGCGGCATCACCTACGTCGAGGGCGCGTTCGCCAAGGACGGCCTGACCGCCGCCCTGATCGACAGCGGCTCCGGCGGGGTCGAGCTCACCTCGGCGAACGTGGCCAAGTCCCTGGACGCGGCGAAGTTCCTCAAGGAGGGCTCGAACGACCTCGCGCTCGACCTCAACGGCATCTACGCCAGCAACACCCCGGGTGCCTACCCGCTGCTGCTGACGACCTACGAGATCGTCTGCTCGAAGTACGCGAACCCGGACGTCGCCAAGGCCGTCAAGGCGTTCCTGACGGTGGCCGCGACCGACGGCCAGCAGCCGCTGTCCGCCAAGGGCTACGTGCCGATCCCGCAGTCGCTGCAGACCAAGGTCCTGGCCGCGGTCAAGGCCATCTCCTGA
- the mshD gene encoding mycothiol synthase, producing the protein MSGDGEWRQELDDQQLEDVRRLLLAVREADGRPEVEPAGALPGEFDGGEHLVACVEDEVVGYAHLDTTGDSFGHQVAELFVHPAHRNRGYGAKLLHALDERAAVGFRVWAHGDHPAAQRLARAAGLVRKRELLILQVDVEGSDWPEPILRDGVSLRTFVPGQDEDAVVRVNARAFDWHPEQGALTADDIRADEARPWFDADGFFLAEEKDEVIGFHWTKVHEPTPGRFGGERVGEVYVVGVDPAAQGGGLGRALTLAGLRYLAGRGLRKIILYVEGDNAAALAVYTKLGFTRHETDVQYGR; encoded by the coding sequence GTGAGCGGAGACGGCGAGTGGCGCCAGGAACTGGACGACCAGCAACTCGAGGACGTGCGCCGGCTGCTGCTGGCCGTGCGCGAAGCCGACGGGCGGCCCGAGGTCGAACCGGCGGGCGCGCTGCCCGGCGAGTTCGACGGCGGTGAGCACCTCGTCGCCTGCGTCGAGGACGAAGTCGTCGGCTACGCGCACCTCGACACCACCGGCGACTCCTTCGGGCACCAGGTCGCCGAGCTGTTCGTGCACCCTGCCCATCGCAACCGCGGCTACGGCGCGAAGCTGCTTCACGCGCTCGACGAGCGCGCCGCGGTCGGCTTCCGGGTCTGGGCGCACGGCGACCACCCGGCCGCGCAGCGGCTGGCCCGGGCGGCCGGCCTCGTGCGCAAGCGCGAGCTGCTGATCCTGCAGGTCGACGTCGAAGGCTCGGACTGGCCGGAGCCGATCCTGCGCGACGGCGTCTCGCTGCGGACGTTCGTGCCGGGGCAGGACGAGGACGCCGTCGTGCGGGTCAACGCGCGGGCCTTCGACTGGCACCCCGAGCAGGGCGCCCTGACCGCCGACGACATCCGTGCCGACGAAGCACGTCCCTGGTTCGACGCCGACGGCTTCTTCCTCGCCGAAGAAAAGGACGAGGTGATCGGCTTCCACTGGACGAAGGTGCACGAACCGACGCCCGGCCGGTTCGGCGGCGAGCGCGTCGGCGAGGTGTACGTCGTCGGCGTCGACCCGGCCGCGCAGGGTGGCGGGCTCGGGCGGGCGCTCACGCTCGCCGGGCTGCGGTACCTCGCGGGCCGCGGGCTGCGGAAGATCATCCTGTACGTCGAGGGCGACAACGCGGCGGCGCTGGCGGTCTACACCAAGCTCGGGTTCACGCGTCACGAAACCGACGTCCAGTACGGTCGGTGA
- a CDS encoding response regulator transcription factor, translating to MSLDLLVLTAEADATSVLPALDLLPHTVRVRAPEVTALLDAGHRDVILLDARSDLASAKSLCRLLKGTGEDEAATPIIAVVGEGGLVAVSAEWRTDDILLPTAGPAEVDARLRLVTTRDGGSQQVDAELRVGELVIDEATYTARLRKRTLELTYKEFELLKYLAQHAGRVFTRAQLLQEVWGYDFFGGTRTVDVHVRRLRAKLGPEHEQMIGTVRNVGYKFERPAKSGAAPRPGVPAQATAESPAETAELTH from the coding sequence ATGAGCCTGGACCTTCTGGTACTGACTGCGGAGGCCGACGCCACCTCGGTGCTTCCCGCGCTGGACCTGCTGCCGCACACCGTACGCGTCCGCGCTCCCGAGGTGACGGCCCTGCTCGACGCGGGCCACCGTGACGTGATCCTCCTCGACGCCCGCAGCGACCTGGCCTCGGCGAAGAGCCTCTGCCGCCTGCTCAAGGGCACCGGCGAGGACGAGGCGGCCACGCCGATCATCGCGGTCGTCGGCGAAGGTGGGCTCGTCGCCGTCAGCGCCGAGTGGCGCACCGACGACATCCTGCTCCCGACCGCCGGCCCGGCCGAGGTCGACGCCCGGCTGCGGCTGGTCACGACCCGCGACGGTGGTTCCCAGCAGGTCGACGCCGAGCTTCGCGTCGGCGAGCTGGTGATCGACGAGGCGACCTACACCGCGCGCCTGCGCAAGCGCACCCTCGAGCTCACCTACAAGGAGTTCGAGCTGCTCAAGTACCTCGCGCAGCACGCGGGCCGGGTGTTCACCCGCGCCCAGCTGCTGCAGGAGGTCTGGGGCTACGACTTCTTCGGCGGCACCCGCACGGTCGACGTGCACGTCCGGCGGCTGCGCGCCAAGCTCGGCCCGGAGCACGAGCAGATGATCGGCACCGTGCGCAACGTCGGCTACAAGTTCGAGCGGCCGGCCAAGAGCGGCGCCGCCCCGCGTCCGGGCGTGCCCGCGCAGGCGACCGCCGAGTCCCCGGCCGAGACCGCCGAACTCACCCACTAG
- a CDS encoding DUF2993 domain-containing protein has translation MVSRPVTRDDRPAPRPDARRRGRRARRWVIALVVLVLLLVGADFGAAAYAEHMISQKARTQLQLNDDPSVTIHGFPFLTQALGGDYSHISVSAAGLPVANKLQDVAVNAELEDVKAPLSDITNGNTKAITIGRLTGSVTIKAADLARLSPLDKIKDLRIEPSTSEYVQNGDSGQSEPAPTTTKTTEGQAEQDESSTGVRISGHLPFAGKDLEIFCFAMIEADAAKGTINFLPKRLQFGNDQETTVVPAAVQKALMPNFNASISTRDLPLSVTPTGVRVQSGSVTIKGKAANVSFADLSK, from the coding sequence ATGGTGAGCAGGCCCGTGACCCGGGACGACCGGCCCGCACCGAGGCCGGACGCACGACGCCGCGGCCGCCGCGCCCGGCGCTGGGTGATCGCACTGGTGGTCCTGGTGCTGCTGCTGGTCGGCGCCGATTTCGGGGCCGCCGCGTACGCCGAGCACATGATCTCGCAGAAGGCCCGCACGCAGCTGCAGCTGAACGACGACCCGTCGGTGACGATCCACGGTTTCCCGTTCCTCACGCAGGCGCTGGGCGGTGACTACAGTCACATCAGCGTGTCCGCCGCCGGCCTCCCGGTCGCGAACAAGCTGCAGGACGTCGCGGTGAACGCCGAGCTCGAAGACGTCAAGGCGCCGCTGTCCGACATCACGAACGGCAACACGAAGGCGATCACCATCGGCAGGCTGACCGGTTCGGTCACCATCAAGGCCGCCGACCTGGCGCGCCTGTCCCCGCTGGACAAGATCAAGGACCTGCGGATCGAGCCGTCGACTTCGGAGTACGTCCAGAACGGCGACAGCGGGCAGAGCGAGCCGGCGCCGACCACGACGAAGACCACCGAGGGCCAGGCCGAGCAGGACGAGTCGAGCACCGGTGTCCGCATTTCGGGACACCTTCCGTTCGCGGGCAAGGATCTGGAAATCTTCTGCTTCGCGATGATCGAGGCCGACGCCGCGAAGGGAACGATCAACTTCCTCCCCAAGCGGCTGCAGTTCGGGAACGACCAGGAGACCACCGTGGTCCCCGCGGCGGTGCAGAAGGCGCTGATGCCGAACTTCAACGCGTCGATCAGCACGAGGGACCTGCCGCTGTCGGTCACCCCGACCGGCGTGCGGGTGCAGAGCGGATCGGTGACGATCAAGGGCAAGGCGGCGAACGTCTCCTTCGCGGACCTGAGCAAGTAG
- a CDS encoding thioredoxin family protein has protein sequence MTGLWVLVATLVAAAAAGALLKARNGRVRDAKPARELPAPVTAALDPASAVTLVQISTTFCAPCRHAKAVLAPLAERTPGLHHVELDVTNQPEVAQSLSVLRTPTTIALTPDGRELLRVGGIPKGPELLAALRPHLTSRTP, from the coding sequence GTGACGGGGCTGTGGGTGCTCGTGGCGACGCTGGTGGCCGCCGCGGCCGCCGGCGCGCTGCTCAAGGCCCGGAACGGCCGGGTGCGCGACGCCAAACCCGCGCGTGAGCTGCCCGCCCCCGTCACCGCCGCGCTCGACCCGGCGTCCGCGGTGACGCTGGTCCAGATCTCCACCACCTTCTGCGCGCCCTGCCGGCACGCGAAGGCCGTGCTCGCGCCGCTGGCCGAGCGAACGCCCGGCCTGCACCACGTCGAACTCGACGTGACGAACCAGCCGGAGGTCGCGCAGTCGCTGTCCGTGCTGCGGACACCGACCACGATCGCGCTCACCCCGGACGGCCGGGAGCTCCTGCGCGTCGGCGGCATCCCCAAGGGCCCGGAACTGCTCGCCGCCCTGCGGCCGCATCTCACTTCTCGGACGCCTTGA
- a CDS encoding DUF4395 domain-containing protein, with translation MSAGPAVDPRGPRFAAILTTIVLAVVLVTEWWPLLAVQTVVFAIGAFAGFKAAPYSIVYRALVAPRLGPTSEREDAAPLRFAQAVGFVFALVGTIGFAVGITPLGIVATAFALFAAFLNAAFNFCLGCEMYLLIKRFSPARASS, from the coding sequence ATGTCCGCCGGACCGGCCGTCGACCCGCGAGGCCCGCGGTTCGCCGCCATCCTGACCACGATCGTGCTCGCGGTCGTCCTGGTCACCGAGTGGTGGCCGCTGCTGGCCGTCCAGACCGTTGTGTTCGCCATCGGCGCGTTCGCCGGCTTCAAGGCGGCGCCGTACTCGATCGTCTACCGGGCGCTGGTCGCCCCGCGCCTCGGCCCGACCTCCGAACGCGAGGACGCGGCACCGCTGCGGTTCGCGCAGGCCGTCGGGTTCGTGTTCGCCCTGGTCGGCACGATCGGCTTCGCCGTGGGGATCACCCCGCTCGGCATCGTCGCGACGGCGTTCGCGCTGTTCGCGGCCTTCCTCAACGCGGCTTTCAACTTCTGCCTCGGCTGCGAAATGTACTTGCTGATCAAACGCTTCAGCCCCGCCCGCGCGTCGTCCTGA
- a CDS encoding sulfurtransferase — MSREDVLVTTQWAEENLDTPGVVFAEVDEDTTAYDAGHIRGAVKFDWRNDLQDGVRRDFVSKEGFEKLLSEKGISNDDLVILYGGNNNWFAAYAYWYFKLYGHENVKLLDGGRKKWELDGRELNSDEVKRDRTEYRAQDQDLSLRAFRDEVVQSIGSKNFVDVRSPDEFSGKLLAPAHLPQEQSQVPGHIPGALNVPWAKVANEDGTFKTEEEIKELYKDEGIDEGKGTIAYCRIGERSSIAWFALHELLGYEDVKNYDGSWTEYGSLVGVPVELGAK; from the coding sequence ATGAGCCGTGAAGACGTCCTGGTCACCACCCAGTGGGCCGAGGAGAACCTGGACACCCCCGGCGTCGTGTTCGCCGAGGTCGACGAGGACACCACCGCCTACGACGCCGGCCACATCCGGGGCGCGGTGAAGTTCGACTGGCGCAACGACCTGCAGGACGGGGTGCGCCGCGACTTCGTCTCCAAGGAGGGCTTCGAGAAGCTTCTCTCGGAGAAGGGCATCTCCAACGACGACCTCGTGATCCTCTACGGCGGCAACAACAACTGGTTCGCCGCGTACGCGTACTGGTACTTCAAGCTGTACGGCCACGAGAACGTCAAGCTGCTCGACGGCGGCCGCAAGAAGTGGGAGCTCGACGGCCGTGAGCTGAACTCCGACGAGGTCAAGCGCGACCGCACCGAGTACCGGGCCCAGGACCAGGACCTGTCGCTGCGCGCCTTCCGCGACGAGGTCGTCCAGTCGATCGGCTCGAAGAACTTCGTCGACGTGCGTTCCCCGGACGAGTTCTCCGGCAAGCTGCTCGCCCCGGCACACCTGCCGCAGGAGCAGTCCCAGGTTCCCGGCCACATCCCCGGCGCGCTGAACGTGCCGTGGGCGAAGGTCGCCAACGAGGACGGCACCTTCAAGACCGAGGAAGAGATCAAGGAGCTGTACAAGGACGAGGGCATCGACGAGGGCAAGGGCACCATCGCCTACTGCCGCATCGGCGAGCGCTCCTCGATCGCGTGGTTCGCGCTCCACGAGCTGCTGGGCTACGAGGACGTCAAGAACTACGACGGTTCATGGACGGAATACGGCTCGCTCGTCGGCGTGCCGGTCGAGTTGGGAGCCAAGTGA
- a CDS encoding DUF1416 domain-containing protein, translating to MAVDDSCGAPVQEATPADYDTRGQVVLAGKVTGANGPVGGAFVRLLDGGGDFTGEVVSSADGDFRFYAAPGEWTVRALHRSGNGEASVTAEGPGLHQLAISVG from the coding sequence ATGGCGGTTGACGACAGCTGCGGCGCACCGGTCCAGGAGGCCACGCCGGCGGACTACGACACGCGCGGCCAGGTCGTGCTGGCCGGCAAGGTGACGGGCGCGAACGGGCCGGTCGGCGGCGCGTTCGTCCGGCTCCTCGACGGCGGCGGCGACTTCACCGGCGAGGTCGTCTCGTCGGCCGACGGCGACTTCCGCTTCTACGCGGCGCCGGGCGAGTGGACGGTGCGCGCGCTGCACCGCTCCGGCAACGGCGAAGCCTCGGTCACCGCCGAGGGCCCCGGCCTGCACCAGCTGGCCATCTCGGTCGGCTGA
- a CDS encoding FABP family protein — protein sequence MTASGDEAIVAAERRAESTRSRNLPLWDDLPIPNDTANLREGPNLNDACLALLPLVGVWRGEGEVDYPTIDGPRKFAQQLTISHDGRPFLIHESRAWLLDDDGNVIRPAARESGFWRPQADDTIELLLTHNTGIVELYYGKPRNQTSWELGTDAVIRTATAKDVTAAQRLYGLIEGSLGYVEERAMVGQEMQPHTSALLHRVVG from the coding sequence ATGACCGCCAGCGGCGACGAAGCCATCGTGGCAGCGGAGAGGCGCGCGGAGAGCACCCGCTCGCGCAACCTCCCGCTGTGGGACGACCTGCCCATTCCGAATGACACCGCGAACCTGCGCGAGGGGCCGAACCTCAACGACGCCTGCCTCGCGCTGCTGCCGCTCGTCGGCGTCTGGCGCGGTGAGGGCGAGGTCGACTACCCGACCATCGACGGCCCCCGCAAGTTCGCGCAGCAGCTGACGATCTCCCACGACGGCCGTCCGTTCCTGATCCACGAGTCCCGCGCGTGGCTGCTGGACGACGACGGCAACGTCATCCGCCCCGCCGCCCGCGAGTCCGGGTTCTGGCGGCCGCAGGCGGACGACACGATCGAGCTGCTGCTCACGCACAACACCGGCATCGTCGAGCTGTACTACGGCAAGCCCCGCAACCAGACGTCCTGGGAGCTCGGCACCGACGCGGTGATCCGCACGGCCACGGCCAAGGACGTCACCGCGGCCCAGCGCCTGTACGGCCTGATCGAAGGCTCCCTCGGCTACGTCGAGGAGCGGGCGATGGTGGGCCAGGAGATGCAGCCGCACACCTCGGCGCTGCTGCACCGCGTCGTCGGCTGA
- a CDS encoding allophanate hydrolase subunit 1 — translation MRWRRCGEDAALLDCDSLDRMRAAHATVLAARPPGVVDLVPGARSLLVVGGVAAVRALLEDADLAHPPVDEPREVTLDVRYDGEDLARIAADAGVSPGAVVSMHTEAVYTVAFTGFAPGFGYLTGLPPQLQQPRLESPRTRVPAGSVGLAGEFTGVYPRESPGGWRLLGHTSATLFDPHADPPALFAPGDRVRFRSVR, via the coding sequence GTGCGCTGGCGGCGGTGTGGCGAGGACGCCGCCCTGCTCGACTGCGATTCGCTGGACCGGATGCGGGCCGCCCACGCCACCGTGCTGGCCGCGCGCCCGCCCGGGGTCGTCGACCTCGTGCCGGGCGCGCGCAGCCTGCTCGTCGTCGGCGGTGTCGCGGCCGTGCGGGCCCTGCTCGAAGACGCCGATCTCGCGCACCCGCCCGTGGACGAGCCCCGGGAAGTGACCCTCGACGTCCGCTACGACGGCGAGGACCTGGCCCGGATCGCCGCCGACGCCGGAGTTTCGCCCGGCGCCGTCGTCTCGATGCACACCGAAGCCGTCTACACGGTCGCGTTCACCGGGTTCGCCCCCGGTTTCGGCTACCTGACCGGGCTTCCCCCGCAGCTCCAGCAGCCGCGCCTGGAGTCGCCGCGGACTCGCGTCCCGGCCGGGTCGGTCGGGCTCGCCGGCGAGTTCACCGGCGTCTACCCGCGCGAGTCACCGGGCGGCTGGCGGCTGCTCGGGCACACGTCGGCGACGCTGTTCGACCCCCACGCGGACCCGCCCGCGTTGTTCGCGCCGGGGGACCGCGTCCGCTTCCGGAGCGTCCGGTGA
- a CDS encoding biotin-dependent carboxyltransferase family protein: MLDPGRYALVEDLGRPGYAHLGVAPSGALDTASLRLANRLVGNPEDAAGIEALLGGLSVRFTSAVTVAVTGPAVDVRVDGRPAGSHAPLSVRAGRTLTLGTPLTGLRCYLAVSGGIAVDPVLGSRSRDVLSGIGPPPLRAGDVLPLGEPGIPAGADVVVPVRAPGELVVPVTLGPRDDWIDAPADGLSAGWTVTAESNRVGLRLDGTPLRRAVDGELPSEGVVTGAIQVPPSGLPVVFLADHPTTGGYPVAAVVGTAALSALAQARPGTRIRFRPS; this comes from the coding sequence GTGCTCGACCCCGGGCGGTACGCGCTGGTCGAGGACCTGGGCCGGCCCGGATACGCCCACCTGGGGGTTGCGCCTTCGGGAGCCCTCGACACCGCTTCGCTGCGGCTGGCGAACCGGCTCGTCGGCAACCCCGAGGACGCCGCCGGGATCGAAGCCCTGCTCGGTGGCCTCTCCGTGCGGTTCACGTCCGCGGTGACGGTCGCGGTCACCGGCCCGGCGGTCGACGTCCGGGTCGACGGCCGTCCCGCCGGCTCCCACGCGCCACTGTCGGTCCGCGCAGGCCGGACGCTGACGCTGGGCACCCCGTTGACGGGCCTGCGCTGCTACCTCGCCGTCTCCGGCGGCATCGCGGTGGACCCGGTGCTGGGCAGCCGGTCCCGGGACGTCCTGTCCGGCATCGGGCCGCCGCCGTTGCGCGCCGGAGACGTCCTTCCGCTCGGCGAGCCCGGAATCCCCGCGGGCGCGGACGTCGTCGTGCCGGTGCGGGCGCCGGGTGAGCTCGTGGTGCCCGTGACGCTCGGCCCCCGCGACGACTGGATCGACGCTCCGGCCGACGGCCTCTCGGCGGGGTGGACGGTGACGGCCGAGTCGAACCGCGTCGGCCTGCGCCTGGACGGGACGCCGCTGCGCCGGGCCGTCGACGGTGAGCTGCCCAGCGAGGGCGTCGTCACCGGCGCGATCCAGGTGCCGCCGAGCGGGCTGCCGGTGGTGTTCCTCGCCGACCACCCCACCACCGGCGGCTATCCGGTCGCCGCCGTCGTCGGAACGGCCGCGTTGAGCGCCCTCGCGCAGGCTCGGCCGGGTACCCGAATCCGGTTCCGGCCGTCCTGA
- a CDS encoding aminodeoxychorismate lyase, giving the protein MRVLVFLDGTPADPDVAQIKVDDLGLMRGDGVFETILVVDGKPRELRPHLERLARSAAMLDLPEPDLAAWERVVSLVLERWTGSPEMVLKLVYTRGSDGDPAAVPTGFALGSEVAPSIIKARAEGVAAITLERGFPPDLAERAPWLLLGAKPLSYAVNMAAVREAGRRGAEDVIFTAADGSVFEGPTSTVVLAKGRTLYTPPSSIGILPGTTQAAVFRGAEKAGWAVKVEPLTVRDLVEGDGVFMASSVRKLTRVHTLDGERLPDSEAVYAELVAAYEAEYA; this is encoded by the coding sequence GTGCGCGTGCTCGTCTTCCTGGACGGAACCCCGGCCGACCCCGACGTGGCCCAGATCAAGGTCGACGACCTCGGGCTGATGCGCGGCGACGGCGTCTTCGAGACGATCCTCGTCGTCGACGGCAAGCCCCGTGAGCTCCGGCCGCACCTCGAGCGGCTGGCCCGTTCGGCCGCCATGCTCGACCTGCCCGAGCCCGACCTCGCGGCCTGGGAACGGGTCGTTTCCCTGGTGCTCGAAAGGTGGACCGGCAGCCCCGAAATGGTGCTGAAGCTGGTGTACACGAGGGGATCCGACGGCGACCCGGCCGCGGTGCCGACCGGCTTCGCGCTCGGTTCGGAGGTCGCGCCGTCGATCATCAAGGCGCGCGCCGAAGGCGTCGCCGCGATCACCCTCGAACGCGGTTTCCCGCCGGATCTCGCCGAGCGCGCGCCGTGGCTGCTGCTCGGGGCGAAGCCGTTGTCGTACGCGGTGAACATGGCCGCGGTGCGGGAGGCGGGCCGCCGCGGTGCCGAAGATGTGATTTTCACCGCGGCCGACGGTTCGGTGTTCGAAGGGCCGACGTCGACCGTCGTGCTCGCGAAGGGCCGCACGCTCTACACACCGCCGTCGAGCATCGGGATCCTGCCGGGCACCACCCAGGCCGCGGTGTTCCGCGGCGCCGAGAAGGCGGGCTGGGCGGTCAAGGTGGAGCCGCTGACCGTGCGCGACCTCGTCGAGGGCGACGGTGTGTTCATGGCCTCCAGTGTCCGCAAGCTGACCCGCGTGCACACGCTGGACGGCGAGCGGCTGCCCGATTCCGAAGCGGTGTACGCCGAGCTCGTCGCGGCCTACGAAGCCGAATACGCCTGA